A window of Deltaproteobacteria bacterium genomic DNA:
GCCGCGCCAGCGGCGCACAAGCTCGCCCGCGACGCTCCCGTTCAGCGAAACGCTCGACCATGGGTTCTCGTTGTATCGGATCGCCCGAGCAGCGACCACAGCGCGGGCGCGCAAGCGACGATGCTACGATCGGAAGGCCGAACGGGTATCCGAGCCGAGCGAGACACGGGGAAGCGGCGCGATCCATGAACTTCGACTCGCTCCAGTACCTGCTGTTTCTGCCGGCGGTGTACCTCCTGTACCGGCTGCTGTCGCACGCCGGGCAGAACCGCATGCTGCTCGTGGCCAGCTACTTCTTCTACGGCTGCTGGGACGTGCGCTTCCTCTCGCTGATCATGCTTTCCACCGCGTTCGATTACGCGAGCGCCCTGATGATCGATCGCGGCGCGCTTTCCCGAAGGCAGGGGCTGCTCGCATCGGCGTGGGCGGTGCTCGGGATGGTCGGCTTCGCGGCGATCGACTGGCGCCAGCTCGCGGCGCCGGAGCCCACGGGCGCGCTTCTCGCTCCGACCGGGATCTTCGCGGCGCTCGCGGTGGCGGCGGTCTGCGGGGTCGCCGCGGCGTTCTACACCCGTTTCGCGGCGCTTCCCGAGCCAACGCGCAGGCGCGCGGCGCTGATCGCGAGCCTGGTGGTCGATCTCGGAGTGCTCGGGTTCTTCAAGTACTTCAATTTCTTCGCGGGAAGCTTCGAGCAGCTGTTGAACAGCCTGGGCTTCGAGGCGTCGCACTGGCACCTCGACGTGGTGCTCCCGGTCGGCGTCTCGTTCTACACGTTCCAGGCGATGAGCTACACGATCGACGTCTACCGCGGCCGGCTGCGCGCCACGCCGAGCCTCGCCGACTTCGCGCTCTTCGTGTCGTTCTTTCCGCAGCTCGTCGCGGGGCCGATCGAGCGCGCGACCCACCTTCTGCCCGCGCTCGTGAACACGCGGAGCGTTCGGCTCGACCAGTCACTCCGCGGGCTTCACCTGATCCTGCTCGGGCTGTTCAAGAAGGTCGCGATCGCGAACGGTGTCGCGCAGTCGGTGGACTCGGTCTACAACTCGACCCACGCGGCCGGCGCGGGCGACGTGGCGCTCGCCACGCTGCTCTTCGCGGTGCAGATCTACTGCGATTTCTCGGCCTACACCGACATCGCGCGCGGCAGCGCGAAGCTGCTCGGCATCGACCTGATCGAGAACTTCCGGCAGCCGTACTTCTCGACCAACCCGAGCGAGTTCTGGCGCCGCTGGCACATCAGCCTGTCCACCTGGCTGCGCGACTACCTGTACATCCCGCTCGGCGGAAACCGCGGTAGACAGGCTTCGACCTACCGCAACCTGGCGGCCACGATGCTGCTCGGCGGGCTCTGGCACGGCGCGGCCTGGAACTTCGTGCTCTGGGGAGCGTTTCACGGCGCGATCCTGTGCGCGCACCGCTTCGCGAGCGGCGGGCGCGAGCCCGCGCGCGGCGCCTGGACCTGGCTGAAGCTGCCGCTCTTCTTCGCCATCACCTGCTACGGCTGGCTGTTGTTCCGCGCGAATTCGTTCGAGCAGATCGCCGCATTCACGACCGCGCTTGCGACCGGCGCAGGCGCGTTCGCGCTCTCGATCCACCCGCCGACCTTCGCGGCGCTGATCGGCCTTCCCCTGCTCTTCGCGCTCGAGGCGGTCGAGCACGTCCGGGACGACCGCCTCTACTACCTGCGCTTCCCGGTCTGGACACGCGGCGCGCTCTACGCCGCGATGGTCTTCGTGATCCTGCTTGGAACCAGCAATGAGCCCACCCAGTTCATCTACTTCCAGTTCTGAGCCTTCGCGCGCGAGCCAGCTCCGCGAGCTCTCGCGGGTCGTCGTGTGGACGCTCGTCTTTCTGCTCGCGATCGACGCGGGGCTGGGCGTCTGGCTCGGAGAGCCCCCGCACGGGCCAGAGCAGGCGAGCGGCTCGCTGCAGCGCTACTTCGAGTACGGCCGCTCCACGGAGAGCAAGATCCGCAGCCAGGTCGGGCCGACCGACGCGCTCACGCATCCGCTCGCGCTCAAGGGCTGGATCGAGCCTCCGGTCGGCCAGCCGCGCGCGGCGCCGGCGGGCGCAGGGGCGCTCGTGGCCGTCTACGGAATGTCGTTCAGCGCGAACGTCGCACTCGCGATGCACGAGCAGATGCCGCAGCTCGCGGTGCGAAACGCGGGCGGCCCGGGGGCGACGCTCGCCCACTCGTACGCGATGTACCAGCGCGACCGCCACGAGCACGAGGCGAGCGTGATCGTGCTCGGCGTGCTCGCGTCGAGCTTTCCGAGCCTGTCCACGCTCTCGCACGCGACCTGGAACTTCGAGGCGCCCTCCCCTCATTTCTACCCGCGGTACCGGCTGGAGGGCGGCGCGCTCGCCTCGACCCCGGCGCCGATCGCTTCGCTCGCGGAGCTTCGCGAGGCGCTCGCCGACCCCGCGCGCTTCGAGGCGCTGCGAGCCGCGCTCGAGCAGGGCGACGCCTTCTACGACCCGCTCGTGTTCCGCGAATCCCCGCTCGACCGCTCGCTGATCGCGCGCGCGCTCCGCCGCGCGTGGGGCCAGCGCGCCAAGCGCGGGACGATCGCGCGCTTTCACGGGCCGGACGGCTACACCAACGAGCTCGGGGCGATCGACGTCTCGCACGCGATCCTGCGCGAGTTCGTGACGTC
This region includes:
- a CDS encoding MBOAT family protein; its protein translation is MNFDSLQYLLFLPAVYLLYRLLSHAGQNRMLLVASYFFYGCWDVRFLSLIMLSTAFDYASALMIDRGALSRRQGLLASAWAVLGMVGFAAIDWRQLAAPEPTGALLAPTGIFAALAVAAVCGVAAAFYTRFAALPEPTRRRAALIASLVVDLGVLGFFKYFNFFAGSFEQLLNSLGFEASHWHLDVVLPVGVSFYTFQAMSYTIDVYRGRLRATPSLADFALFVSFFPQLVAGPIERATHLLPALVNTRSVRLDQSLRGLHLILLGLFKKVAIANGVAQSVDSVYNSTHAAGAGDVALATLLFAVQIYCDFSAYTDIARGSAKLLGIDLIENFRQPYFSTNPSEFWRRWHISLSTWLRDYLYIPLGGNRGRQASTYRNLAATMLLGGLWHGAAWNFVLWGAFHGAILCAHRFASGGREPARGAWTWLKLPLFFAITCYGWLLFRANSFEQIAAFTTALATGAGAFALSIHPPTFAALIGLPLLFALEAVEHVRDDRLYYLRFPVWTRGALYAAMVFVILLGTSNEPTQFIYFQF